From a region of the Thermomonas sp. HDW16 genome:
- the hrcA gene encoding heat-inducible transcriptional repressor HrcA, producing MARPGTDISNDPRARQLLRTLVSRHIRDGEPVGSQTLARHSGLDVSPATIRNILSSMEDAGLLAAPHSSAGRIPTAQGYRLFVDALLQVKPLPEGELSRMRSELPAGAGTQALLGSTSELLSAMTHFAGMVSVPGRESFAFRQIEFVALEPQKVLAILVFADGEVQNRMVQVRRAFDPAELEQAANYLNSHFAGQPLAHIRAALLRDLRNARGEMERLLADSMDLAEQAFAPGRDDMLVAGQTKLMGLQDINDLERLRALFEAFAEKRELLQLLERTAKAPGMRVFIGDETGLAPLEGMSLVTAPYGSGGRMLGVLGVIGPSRMAYERVIPVVEATAAVLGAALSPDA from the coding sequence ATGGCACGCCCGGGCACCGACATCAGCAACGACCCACGCGCGCGGCAATTGCTGCGCACGCTGGTGTCGCGGCATATCCGCGACGGCGAGCCGGTGGGTTCGCAGACCCTGGCCCGGCATTCCGGGCTGGACGTCAGCCCGGCTACGATCCGCAACATCCTGTCCTCGATGGAGGACGCCGGCCTGCTGGCCGCGCCGCACAGCTCGGCCGGACGCATCCCGACCGCGCAAGGCTATCGCTTGTTCGTGGACGCGCTGCTGCAGGTCAAGCCCTTGCCGGAAGGCGAGCTGAGCCGCATGCGCAGCGAACTGCCGGCCGGCGCGGGCACGCAGGCGTTGCTGGGTAGTACATCGGAATTGCTGTCGGCGATGACCCATTTCGCCGGCATGGTCAGCGTGCCGGGGCGGGAGAGTTTCGCCTTCCGCCAGATCGAGTTCGTGGCACTGGAACCGCAAAAGGTGCTGGCGATCCTGGTGTTCGCCGATGGCGAGGTACAAAACCGCATGGTGCAGGTGCGCCGCGCCTTCGATCCCGCCGAGCTGGAGCAGGCGGCGAATTACCTCAACAGCCATTTCGCCGGGCAGCCGTTGGCGCATATCCGCGCCGCCTTGTTGCGCGACCTGCGCAATGCGCGCGGCGAGATGGAGCGGTTGCTGGCGGATTCGATGGACCTGGCCGAACAGGCCTTCGCGCCGGGCAGGGACGACATGCTGGTCGCGGGGCAAACCAAGCTGATGGGCCTGCAGGACATCAACGACCTGGAACGCCTGCGCGCCCTGTTCGAGGCCTTTGCGGAGAAACGCGAACTGCTGCAATTGCTGGAACGCACGGCGAAAGCGCCGGGCATGCGCGTATTCATTGGCGATGAAACCGGGCTGGCGCCGCTGGAAGGCATGTCGCTGGTGACCGCGCCTTACGGCAGCGGTGGGCGGATGCTGGGCGTGCTGGGCGTCATCGGGCCCAGCCGTATGGCCTACGAGCGGGTGATCCCGGTGGTGGAGGCCACCGCGGCGGTCTTGGGCGCGGCCCTGTCGCCGGACGCTTGA
- a CDS encoding RnfH family protein translates to MRVELLRAWPQRHEETAVELATGMNVDDALQAVGWGLDAEFVGLAVFGQAAALTTALHDGDRIELLRSLQLDPKQARRLRAERARGSKP, encoded by the coding sequence ATGCGGGTCGAATTGCTCCGCGCGTGGCCGCAGCGCCACGAGGAAACGGCCGTCGAACTGGCGACAGGCATGAACGTGGACGATGCGTTGCAGGCCGTCGGCTGGGGACTAGACGCGGAATTCGTCGGCTTGGCCGTCTTCGGACAAGCTGCGGCGCTGACGACCGCGCTGCACGATGGCGACCGCATCGAACTGTTGCGCAGCCTGCAACTGGATCCGAAGCAGGCGCGCCGGCTGCGTGCCGAACGCGCCAGGGGAAGCAAGCCTTAG
- the smpB gene encoding SsrA-binding protein SmpB, with product MNKKAGKDKPNGGTIALNKRARHEYHFEDRFEAGLALQGWELKAIRAGRANIVDAYAVVLEGEIFLVGSQITPLIQASTHVVANDRRTRKLLLHRREIDVLVGRVQRDGFTLIPTALYWKGNKVKMELALARGKQSHDKREASKERDWNREKQRVMRRHNKDA from the coding sequence ATGAACAAGAAGGCCGGCAAGGATAAGCCAAACGGCGGCACCATCGCCCTGAACAAGCGGGCCCGCCACGAATACCATTTCGAAGACAGGTTCGAGGCCGGCCTGGCCCTGCAAGGCTGGGAGCTGAAGGCGATCCGCGCCGGGCGCGCGAATATCGTGGATGCCTACGCGGTGGTGCTGGAAGGCGAGATCTTCCTGGTGGGCTCGCAGATCACTCCGTTGATCCAGGCGTCTACCCACGTGGTCGCCAACGACCGCCGCACCCGCAAGCTGCTGCTGCACCGGCGCGAGATCGACGTGCTGGTCGGCCGCGTGCAGCGCGACGGCTTCACCCTGATCCCGACCGCGCTGTACTGGAAGGGCAACAAGGTGAAGATGGAGCTGGCGCTGGCACGTGGCAAGCAGAGCCACGACAAGCGCGAGGCGAGCAAGGAGCGCGACTGGAACCGCGAGAAGCAGCGCGTGATGCGCCGGCACAACAAGGACGCGTGA
- the bamE gene encoding outer membrane protein assembly factor BamE, with protein sequence MRKLLPLLLAILFASGCGVLYRQPIYQGNLLDKTAVDQLQEGMDKRQVMTLLGTPSIRDPFHHDRWDYVATRRTGRSGPTVVKNMTLYFQGDALSRWEGEYFPEEDSELAKTMSKFGNLAKDKDKKGGRRR encoded by the coding sequence ATGCGCAAGCTGCTTCCTCTCCTCCTCGCGATCCTGTTCGCCAGCGGCTGCGGCGTGCTGTACCGGCAACCGATCTACCAGGGCAACCTGCTGGACAAGACTGCGGTGGATCAGTTGCAGGAAGGCATGGACAAGCGTCAGGTGATGACCTTGCTGGGCACGCCGTCGATCCGCGACCCGTTCCATCATGACCGTTGGGATTACGTCGCCACCCGCCGCACCGGCCGCAGTGGCCCCACCGTGGTCAAGAACATGACTCTGTATTTCCAGGGCGATGCATTATCCAGGTGGGAAGGCGAATATTTCCCCGAGGAAGATTCTGAACTGGCCAAGACCATGTCCAAGTTCGGCAACTTGGCGAAGGACAAGGACAAGAAGGGCGGCCGCCGCCGCTAA
- the fur gene encoding ferric iron uptake transcriptional regulator → MESQDLRKAGLKVTHPRMRILELLEQTRPRHMTAEDIYKHLLGEGEEIGLATIYRVLTQFESAGLVLKHNFEGGHAVYELDRGEHHDHMVDVDSGKVIEFHSDEIEALQHKIAAQHGYVIEDHALVLYVRKKR, encoded by the coding sequence ATGGAATCGCAGGATCTACGCAAGGCAGGACTGAAGGTGACCCATCCGCGGATGCGGATCCTGGAGTTGCTGGAGCAGACCCGCCCGCGGCACATGACTGCCGAGGACATCTACAAGCACCTGTTGGGCGAGGGCGAGGAAATCGGCCTGGCCACCATCTACCGCGTGCTGACCCAATTCGAATCCGCCGGCTTGGTGCTCAAGCACAATTTCGAAGGCGGACATGCGGTGTACGAACTCGACCGCGGCGAGCATCACGACCACATGGTCGATGTCGACAGCGGCAAGGTGATCGAGTTCCACAGCGACGAGATCGAGGCCCTGCAACACAAGATCGCCGCCCAGCACGGGTACGTGATCGAGGACCACGCACTGGTGCTGTACGTCCGCAAGAAACGCTAG
- the recN gene encoding DNA repair protein RecN — MLNRLSIRDFAVVAHAELAFGAGLTVISGETGAGKSLLVDALGFLCGARADAGAVRQGAERAELEAEFALADSPAAQDWLREAEMLDEGPDDGDACQLRRTLRADGGSRAWINGRAATMGQLADLAALLVEIHGQHEQQALLSRTTQMSLLDAYARHPDLLASVRESALRWRTLRAERDALLARGDVGERKAWLAHQLDELQAETLEPEALAELDASHRRHAHAASLIAACESALERLGGDHALGSQLQHLRSGLQREAGNEPRLNEVDAMLDSAAIQLDEALVLLERIRDDLDLDPDVLQQIEQRLVRVQDLARKHRVAPDKLAAHRDVLAAELESLADADVRLQSLDRDIAGAQSDWQAGAKRLTASRRKAGDALAKAIESLIGELGMGGGRFEVALDAIADPQSPDANGAERADFLVSANAGQLPRPLRKVASGGELSRISLAIEVVTLGLDAVPTMVFDEVDSGIGGAVAAAVGAKLRALGDTRQVLCVTHQPQVAAAGHAQYRVSKAAQDGITQSSVAVLDAKGRIDEIARMLGGAEVTKEAQAAAKRLLQH, encoded by the coding sequence ATGCTGAACCGCCTGTCCATCCGCGATTTCGCCGTGGTCGCCCATGCCGAGCTGGCATTCGGCGCGGGCCTGACTGTCATTTCCGGCGAAACCGGCGCCGGCAAGTCGCTGTTGGTGGATGCGCTGGGTTTCCTGTGCGGCGCGCGCGCGGACGCCGGCGCGGTCAGGCAGGGCGCCGAACGCGCTGAACTGGAAGCCGAATTCGCACTGGCCGACAGCCCTGCTGCGCAGGATTGGCTGCGCGAGGCCGAAATGCTTGATGAAGGCCCGGACGATGGCGACGCCTGCCAGCTGCGCCGCACCCTGCGTGCCGATGGCGGCTCCCGCGCCTGGATCAACGGCCGCGCGGCGACGATGGGCCAGCTTGCCGATCTGGCCGCATTGCTGGTGGAAATCCATGGCCAGCACGAACAACAGGCGCTGCTGTCGCGCACGACGCAGATGTCTCTCTTGGATGCCTATGCGCGGCATCCGGATTTGCTGGCGTCCGTGCGCGAATCTGCGCTGCGCTGGCGCACGCTGCGCGCCGAACGCGACGCATTGCTTGCGCGCGGCGACGTGGGCGAGCGCAAGGCCTGGCTGGCCCACCAGTTGGACGAACTGCAGGCGGAAACGCTGGAGCCCGAGGCCTTGGCGGAACTGGATGCCAGCCATCGCCGGCATGCGCATGCGGCATCGCTGATCGCCGCCTGCGAATCTGCGTTGGAACGGCTGGGCGGCGACCACGCCCTCGGCTCGCAGCTGCAACACCTGCGTTCCGGCTTGCAGCGCGAAGCGGGCAACGAGCCGCGCCTCAACGAAGTGGATGCGATGCTGGATTCCGCGGCGATCCAGCTGGATGAGGCACTCGTCCTGCTCGAGCGCATCCGCGACGACCTCGACCTCGATCCTGATGTCTTGCAGCAGATTGAACAGCGCTTGGTGCGCGTGCAAGACCTGGCGCGCAAGCACCGCGTCGCACCGGACAAGCTCGCCGCGCATCGCGACGTATTGGCGGCCGAACTGGAATCGCTGGCCGATGCCGATGTGCGGCTGCAAAGCCTGGACCGCGACATCGCCGGCGCGCAATCGGACTGGCAAGCAGGCGCCAAGCGCCTCACCGCGTCGCGCCGCAAGGCCGGCGATGCGCTCGCGAAGGCCATCGAAAGCCTGATCGGCGAACTCGGGATGGGCGGTGGCCGTTTCGAGGTGGCGCTGGACGCCATCGCCGACCCGCAATCGCCGGATGCCAATGGCGCGGAACGCGCGGATTTCCTGGTCTCCGCGAACGCCGGCCAGTTGCCGCGGCCATTGCGAAAGGTCGCGTCCGGCGGCGAGTTGTCGCGTATCTCGCTGGCGATCGAAGTCGTCACCCTGGGCCTGGATGCGGTGCCGACGATGGTGTTCGACGAAGTCGATTCCGGCATCGGCGGCGCAGTCGCAGCCGCAGTCGGCGCCAAGCTGCGCGCGCTGGGCGATACCCGCCAGGTGCTGTGCGTGACCCACCAGCCGCAAGTCGCTGCGGCCGGCCATGCGCAATACCGCGTCAGCAAGGCCGCGCAGGACGGCATCACCCAGTCGTCGGTGGCGGTGCTGGATGCGAAGGGGCGGATCGATGAGATCGCGCGGATGCTGGGCGGTGCGGAAGTGACCAAGGAAGCGCAGGCCGCGGCGAAGCGGCTGCTGCAGCACTAG
- the dnaK gene encoding molecular chaperone DnaK, which yields MAKIIGIDLGTTNSCVAIMEGGKAKVIENSEGDRTTPSIVAWTKDGEVLVGASAKRQAVTNPKNTFYAVKRLIGRKFTDAEVQKDIGLVPYAITSHDNGDAWVALTDGKKLAPQEVSAKVLEKMKKTAEAYLGEPVTEAVITVPAYFNDSQRQATKDAGKIAGLEVKRIINEPTAAALAYGLDKGDSKDRKIAVYDLGGGTFDVSIIEIANIDGEKQFEVLATNGDTFLGGEDFDKRVIDYLVDEFNKEQGIDLRKDPLALQRLKDAAERAKIELSTAMSTEVNLPYVTADASGPKHLNIKLTRAKLEALVDDLVKKTIEPCRIALNDAGLRASDISDVILVGGQTRMPKVQQAVTEFFGKEPKKDVNPDEAVAVGAAIQGGVLQGDVKDVLLLDVTPLSLGIETMGGVFTKIIEKNTTIPTKASQTFSTAEDNQTAVTVHVLQGEREQARYNKSLAKFDLTGIEPAPRGMPQVEVSFDIDANGILHVNAKDKKTGKEQKVEIKAGSGLSDDEIQRMVQDAEANREEDKRFHELVTARNQADGLIHATRTAIKDNGDKVPGDLIGRAEGAIAELESAIKGDDKGQIEAKAKALEEAGQALFAAVAAAGQQQAGGDAGAGPAPGGSDDVVDAEFTEVKDDDNNKA from the coding sequence ATGGCTAAGATCATCGGCATCGACCTCGGCACCACCAATTCCTGCGTCGCCATCATGGAAGGCGGCAAGGCCAAGGTCATCGAAAACAGCGAGGGCGACCGCACCACGCCGTCCATCGTCGCCTGGACCAAGGACGGCGAAGTGCTGGTCGGCGCGTCTGCCAAGCGCCAGGCCGTCACCAACCCCAAGAACACCTTCTACGCGGTGAAGCGCCTGATCGGCCGCAAGTTCACCGACGCCGAAGTGCAGAAGGACATCGGCCTGGTGCCGTATGCGATCACCTCGCACGACAATGGCGATGCCTGGGTCGCATTGACCGACGGCAAGAAGCTGGCGCCGCAGGAAGTCTCCGCCAAGGTGCTGGAGAAGATGAAGAAGACCGCCGAAGCCTACCTGGGCGAGCCGGTCACCGAAGCGGTCATCACCGTACCGGCCTACTTCAACGATTCGCAGCGCCAGGCGACCAAGGACGCGGGCAAGATCGCCGGCCTTGAAGTGAAGCGCATCATCAACGAGCCGACCGCGGCCGCGCTGGCCTATGGCCTGGACAAGGGCGACAGCAAGGATCGCAAGATCGCGGTGTACGACCTCGGCGGCGGCACCTTCGACGTCTCGATCATCGAAATCGCCAACATCGACGGCGAGAAGCAGTTCGAAGTGCTGGCCACCAATGGCGATACCTTCCTGGGCGGCGAAGACTTCGACAAGCGCGTCATTGATTACCTCGTCGACGAGTTCAACAAGGAGCAGGGCATCGACCTGCGCAAGGATCCGCTGGCGTTGCAGCGCCTGAAGGATGCGGCCGAGCGCGCCAAGATCGAGCTGTCTACCGCGATGAGCACCGAGGTCAACCTGCCGTACGTGACCGCGGACGCTTCTGGTCCGAAGCACCTCAACATCAAGCTGACCCGCGCCAAGCTGGAAGCCCTGGTCGATGACCTGGTCAAGAAGACGATCGAACCCTGCCGCATCGCGCTGAACGATGCCGGCCTGCGCGCCAGCGACATCAGCGACGTGATCCTGGTCGGCGGCCAGACCCGCATGCCGAAGGTGCAACAGGCGGTCACCGAGTTCTTCGGCAAGGAGCCGAAGAAGGACGTGAACCCGGATGAAGCCGTGGCGGTTGGCGCGGCGATCCAGGGCGGCGTGCTGCAGGGCGACGTCAAGGACGTGCTGCTGCTCGACGTGACCCCGCTGAGCTTGGGCATCGAGACCATGGGCGGCGTGTTCACCAAGATCATCGAGAAGAACACCACCATCCCGACCAAGGCCTCGCAGACCTTCAGTACCGCCGAGGACAACCAGACCGCGGTCACCGTGCATGTGCTGCAGGGCGAGCGCGAGCAGGCCCGTTACAACAAGTCGCTGGCCAAGTTCGACCTGACCGGCATCGAGCCGGCGCCGCGCGGCATGCCGCAGGTGGAAGTGAGCTTCGACATCGACGCCAACGGCATCCTCCACGTCAATGCCAAGGACAAGAAGACCGGCAAGGAACAGAAGGTCGAGATCAAGGCCGGTTCCGGCCTGTCGGATGACGAGATCCAGCGCATGGTGCAGGACGCCGAGGCCAACCGCGAGGAAGACAAGCGCTTCCACGAGCTGGTCACTGCGCGCAACCAGGCGGACGGCCTGATCCACGCCACCCGCACCGCGATCAAGGACAACGGCGACAAAGTGCCGGGCGACCTGATCGGTCGTGCCGAAGGTGCGATCGCCGAGCTGGAATCCGCGATCAAGGGCGACGACAAGGGCCAGATCGAGGCCAAGGCCAAGGCGCTGGAAGAGGCCGGCCAGGCGCTGTTCGCGGCTGTGGCCGCCGCTGGCCAGCAACAGGCGGGCGGCGACGCCGGTGCCGGCCCGGCCCCGGGCGGCAGCGACGACGTGGTCGATGCCGAGTTCACCGAGGTCAAGGACGACGACAACAACAAGGCCTGA
- a CDS encoding CHASE domain-containing protein: MTQEQDRVALNSIDNRTALAGLRWRFGYPFAVLVLLVSLGLVFSAWSNARNRELELAESQFHSTVGKLASLVQLRLTSFEITLRGGASLFAALKWPSPEHWRSYADGLALPSRFPSLTGLGFAAYADPAKLARLQLLIRDSGNGRLSVHPHGVRPQYGPIIYLEPHTHENLLALGYDMYSEPVRQAAMRAAMDSGQTRMSGMVHLVQDGGRMSPGLLLYAPVYDTTLPPDNPVQRRRAMKGWVYAPIHVDDMLRVAVAPAKSSERMRVVDVTDPAQVVLYEDPDIGKVNTFTHSLPLSFYGRRWRFDFFSGPEQAAAPQLATVNKLLVAGICASLLLFALAWMLASTEARAQRIALDMTESFRRSEQRFRNSMRYSGIGKALLDERGNVVESNPSFATIVGRDADELIGQPFADLLDNTNETPLRTAQMNAVLDEQDGVVRTTRTLHWRDGELRHVQLVFAPIPRDPGTGVVRLVQVDDVTERVRAEAAVQALNRTLEVRVAARTRELSEANQELESFAYSVSHDLRAPLRAMEGFSRILGERHAQALDETGRDYLLRVRKATARMAELIDALLKLSRIGRSGLVVTDIDFSALAEEVGAGLADTEPNRNVGLHVQPGMRACGDRTLLMTLLDNLMGNAWKFTRNVADPQVEVGMEADADGQPVYFVRDNGAGFDATYADKLFRPFQRLHSQDQFPGHGIGLASVKRIIERHGGWIRASGAAGQGAAFHFKLGEPVEPATTTG, encoded by the coding sequence ATGACGCAAGAGCAGGACAGGGTCGCCCTGAATTCCATCGATAACCGCACGGCCCTGGCTGGCCTGCGCTGGCGCTTCGGTTATCCGTTCGCCGTGCTGGTGTTGCTGGTGTCGTTGGGACTGGTGTTCAGCGCATGGAGCAACGCGCGCAACCGCGAGTTGGAGCTGGCCGAATCGCAGTTCCACAGCACCGTCGGCAAACTGGCGTCGCTGGTGCAGCTGCGTCTGACCAGTTTCGAGATCACTCTGCGTGGCGGCGCATCGCTCTTTGCTGCGTTGAAATGGCCGTCGCCAGAACATTGGCGCAGCTATGCCGATGGCCTGGCGTTGCCCAGCCGGTTTCCATCGCTGACCGGGCTGGGATTCGCGGCCTACGCCGATCCGGCGAAGCTGGCCCGGCTGCAATTGCTGATCCGCGACAGCGGCAATGGCAGGCTCAGCGTGCATCCGCATGGCGTGCGTCCGCAGTACGGGCCGATCATCTACCTGGAACCGCACACGCACGAGAACCTGCTGGCGCTGGGCTACGACATGTATTCCGAGCCCGTGCGCCAGGCGGCGATGCGCGCGGCCATGGACAGCGGGCAGACCCGGATGAGCGGCATGGTGCATCTGGTACAGGATGGCGGACGCATGAGCCCGGGGCTGCTGCTGTACGCACCTGTGTACGACACCACGCTGCCGCCGGACAATCCGGTACAGCGGCGACGCGCGATGAAGGGCTGGGTGTACGCGCCGATCCATGTCGACGACATGCTGCGCGTGGCGGTCGCCCCCGCGAAAAGCAGCGAGCGCATGCGCGTGGTGGATGTCACCGATCCGGCGCAGGTCGTGCTCTACGAAGACCCGGATATCGGCAAGGTCAACACGTTCACCCACAGCCTGCCGTTGTCGTTCTACGGCCGCCGCTGGCGTTTCGATTTCTTTTCCGGGCCGGAACAGGCCGCGGCGCCGCAGCTTGCCACGGTCAACAAGCTGCTGGTGGCCGGTATCTGCGCCTCCCTGCTGTTGTTCGCGTTGGCATGGATGCTGGCCTCGACCGAAGCGCGCGCGCAGCGCATCGCGCTGGACATGACCGAATCGTTCCGACGCAGCGAACAACGCTTCCGCAATTCCATGCGCTATTCGGGGATCGGCAAGGCGCTACTGGATGAGCGAGGCAATGTCGTCGAAAGCAATCCATCGTTCGCCACCATCGTCGGCCGTGATGCGGACGAACTCATCGGGCAGCCATTCGCCGACCTGCTCGACAACACCAATGAGACCCCGTTGCGCACCGCCCAGATGAATGCCGTGCTCGATGAGCAGGATGGCGTGGTGCGCACCACGCGCACGCTGCACTGGCGGGACGGCGAACTGCGCCACGTGCAACTTGTTTTCGCCCCCATTCCGAGAGACCCGGGCACAGGCGTGGTGCGCCTGGTGCAGGTGGATGATGTTACCGAGAGGGTGCGTGCCGAGGCGGCGGTGCAAGCCCTCAACCGCACGCTTGAGGTGCGCGTCGCGGCGCGTACGCGCGAGTTGAGCGAAGCGAACCAGGAACTGGAATCGTTCGCTTACAGCGTCTCGCACGACCTGCGCGCGCCATTGCGGGCGATGGAAGGCTTCAGTCGCATCCTTGGCGAACGCCACGCCCAGGCACTCGACGAGACCGGCCGCGATTACCTGCTGCGCGTACGCAAGGCGACCGCACGCATGGCCGAACTGATCGACGCCCTGCTGAAGCTCTCGCGCATCGGCCGCAGTGGACTCGTCGTAACGGACATCGATTTCAGTGCGCTGGCCGAGGAGGTCGGTGCCGGCCTGGCCGACACGGAGCCGAACCGCAACGTCGGATTGCATGTGCAGCCAGGCATGCGCGCATGCGGTGACCGCACCTTGCTGATGACATTGCTCGACAACCTGATGGGCAATGCATGGAAATTCACCCGCAACGTAGCGGATCCGCAAGTTGAAGTCGGCATGGAAGCGGATGCGGACGGGCAACCCGTCTACTTCGTGCGCGACAACGGCGCCGGTTTCGACGCCACCTATGCCGACAAGCTGTTCCGTCCGTTCCAGCGCCTGCACAGCCAGGATCAGTTCCCCGGCCACGGCATCGGCCTGGCCTCGGTGAAGCGGATCATCGAACGCCACGGCGGCTGGATCCGGGCTAGTGGCGCAGCGGGGCAAGGTGCCGCCTTCCACTTCAAGCTGGGCGAACCGGTCGAACCCGCAACGACGACAGGCTGA
- the grpE gene encoding nucleotide exchange factor GrpE: MTQDPMQEANEAATDTPQIDETEVLRAELEQLKAQSLIERADLENQRKRLARDVEMARKFANERLLGDLLPLFDSMEAGLANATADDPLRAGLELTLRQLHIIAGKNGLTEVAPAAGDAFDPEKHQAMSMIDAEGVPPGAVAQTFQKGYLLNERLLRPALVVVAKQD; the protein is encoded by the coding sequence ATGACCCAAGACCCCATGCAGGAAGCAAACGAAGCGGCCACCGATACGCCGCAAATCGACGAAACCGAGGTGCTGCGCGCCGAACTCGAGCAGCTGAAGGCGCAATCGCTGATCGAGCGCGCCGATCTCGAGAACCAGCGCAAGCGCCTGGCGCGCGATGTCGAAATGGCCCGCAAATTCGCCAACGAGCGCCTGCTCGGCGACCTGCTGCCGCTGTTCGACAGCATGGAGGCGGGTCTTGCCAACGCCACCGCGGATGATCCGTTGCGGGCCGGGTTGGAGTTGACCCTGCGCCAGCTCCACATCATCGCCGGCAAGAACGGCCTGACCGAAGTCGCGCCCGCCGCTGGCGACGCGTTCGACCCGGAAAAGCACCAGGCGATGAGCATGATCGATGCCGAGGGCGTGCCGCCGGGCGCGGTCGCGCAGACCTTCCAGAAGGGCTACCTGCTCAACGAACGCCTGCTGCGGCCGGCGCTGGTCGTGGTCGCGAAACAAGACTGA
- a CDS encoding type II toxin-antitoxin system RatA family toxin — protein sequence MPEIVRSALVEHSVARMFALVNDIAAYPRRFDWCREAEVLEQGEDRVVARLDLGIGGFHTWFTTENTLSPPHHIDMILRDGPFKRLLGHWQFHALDESACKVTLKLDFEPQNRLLGPALAMGMQGLADRMVDDFVREADRAGRPA from the coding sequence ATGCCAGAAATCGTCCGCAGTGCCCTGGTCGAACATTCCGTCGCGCGCATGTTCGCGCTGGTGAACGATATCGCCGCCTACCCACGCCGTTTCGACTGGTGCCGGGAAGCCGAGGTGCTGGAGCAGGGCGAGGATCGGGTGGTTGCACGACTGGATCTCGGCATCGGTGGTTTCCACACCTGGTTCACCACCGAGAACACGCTGTCGCCACCGCATCACATCGACATGATCCTGCGTGACGGCCCGTTCAAGCGCCTACTGGGCCACTGGCAATTCCATGCACTGGATGAATCCGCCTGCAAGGTGACCCTGAAACTCGACTTCGAACCGCAGAACCGCCTACTCGGGCCCGCGCTTGCCATGGGCATGCAGGGACTCGCCGACCGCATGGTGGACGATTTCGTGCGCGAAGCGGATCGGGCCGGGCGTCCCGCGTGA